The sequence ttaaattcacCAAAAATAGATGAAATCATATTTCCAAAATCAAATTCATGTAAGATTTGGGTCAGGTGTGTGTGAAGATATTAAAACTGGTGTTACATCATTGGGTCACATGACCATGAAGTTATATAGATTTGAAATTTTGAACAATTCCTTAAAAATAGACTTTTCCAAAATCCAAGTGATATGTTAAAAGTGTTTCTGAATGTAGTACAGGTGTCATAACAACACCTGTTTCtatcagttaaaataaaatgttgtagtGCTATGTAATAACAATGTAACAGTTTGTGGTGAATATCCCATTCacagtttaaaattattaatggTTTTCCACTTAATTCACTTCTTCcacaatttatttgtattatggtTTTCATGTTTTCAAATCTTGGAATGTGtatatttcttattgtttttatGCACTTTTGAGAAAGTGCCTTAATTCACTGAATGTCCAACATAAACTAACTTTACTCCTCTTATAGTTCATTGGTTTTACAACCCCAGCAAACCTATAAATGCTTCATAATCTGCTTTTGACTTCTTCCTTTCAGATAATCACTAGAAATGAATTACAGCTTTTTCTTTAAGTTATTCCTGACTGGGCTCTGTTTTACTGCACTGGGCATTTACAGTATACAAAGTGGTTTTCTGGATATTACAGATGACATAAGAAGACTGTTGCCACCAGGGTATGACCCTACTATATTTTGCtcatatttgtttttggttgttcATCATATTGTGGTCTTGCAAATTTGTTTCATgggcatttgttttatttatttatttatttttgcagcacAGGGCTCCTCCAATTTTCTAAACAAAGGTCAGTGGTtggttatttatttagaatactatAATCTCTGTAACTTGATCTTACCTCTGTATCATTTTATATGACTTCTTATGTGTGATATTTACCTTGTCATTGCCTATGTGGTTTCACAGAGTGTATAATCACAACATTGGACCATTTCCCAGTAAAAATCGTTCGTCTTGTTCCTGTAAAGGATATTCTTTAAATGCTCAAAATGTGCCAGTGGATGAACTGGAAGACCTTCAGAGACGTCGGTCTGAGGAGTACCGCCAATACCAGCTCAGGTCAAAGAACATTCCAGTTCTTAGCccttatttcattttcattactaAATCCTAAAAGTTATAATTCTGTATTTCTTAGGATGGGGACAAAAATGGAGTCACTTATACTTGCCCAACCCAACTCACCCCTCCAATATCCCATCCAGGGTTTCGTAGTGGAACCTCTTGCAAAAAGTGTGATACCAGGTAAAACTCCCTTCTTCATGTGAAAGGTTTCTGAACTTGGCTGTGTTTATCTTAGATATCTTAGATGCTTAGATATCTCTTTCTACTTTTGGATGTTCGATCTTATATGTCACAGGCCAATACAGAAATTAGCAATTTACTTTGTTTTCAAACTGAATATTAACTAAGAATTTTACATCTTggttaaagaaaacatttttttttttttttttactattactatatgaaaattaaatatgaattaaactgaactgaactgccCGTTTTCACAGGTTTGGCTCTGCATGCACAAAAGAGAAGACTATATAAGGTTTGTTTTAACATTTGTGTGGCCCATGGAGGACCTTTTGGGTTTTTTTGGTTTGATATTGTCAGTCAAGGTGCAAGGTCTATTGTATTTCGCTTTGCCAGGGCTTACAGGATCCAAATGAGTCTTTTCTGTGTTCTTCAAGTGTGAAATCAACACTACTGATTACTTTCTTTGTGAAAGACCTCCAGTCATGATTATTAATGAATATCACACCGATCATCCATTCAGCTTCCACAAGGCTGTCAAACTCATTTCCTGAATAGTATAGTTCCAACCCTCCtctagttttcaaataagcctgaagggacttgattagctggattaggtgcgtttaattagggttgaagctaaactttGACACCCCTGATCTATCACTTTGGTGCTCTTATAGGTGACTTTGAGTGTGAAGAAAGGAGTGCTCTCAGTGGAGGATGTTCTAGATGGAGATCAGGTGGAAGGACAGGGTCAAAGTAGTCTGACCATCTCATCCAGCAGCCACACACATCTGAATGATCTGCTCTCCAGAGTCACCTACACCGGCACCATCTACCGTGTGAAGACTAAAGATCTGGGTAATGCCAGCACCACCCTCTTTGTCCAGTATGTTCAGAGAATGGGTGTGGGCTACTGATcttattgtttttttactgtCTAGTTTACTTTTGACTTTAGATtcaatttagcttttattttttaaattaaaatagccTACTGTAAACCACTTTTCCTTGTCTCCTTAGTAAATTTTTCTTTTGAGAACTATGAGGCTATATTTCCCATTGTGATCAAGAGATCCTCAGTTCCTGTTCTGTATGACCCAGGGACAGGTAAGACCACAAAACTTGCACGTATCTGGTGTTGTTTAGATTATGTATGGTCAGTGACCCTTTCCCCTTCTTTCTCTGGGTCTTAGATATTAACTCACAGGTGACCATAACAACCAAGACCTTTCTGAGATATGACGAGCTGAACATACTCATCAACAGCATCCGACAGTTCTACCCCCAAATCAAGATCATCATTGCAGACGACAGTCTGGAGCCGCAAAACGTGACTGGCTACAACTTAGAGCACTACATTATGCCTCCTGCACAGGTAAATATGTTTTAAGGCCTCATTGGTACTGCCTTAATAATAGTGTGTGTCAACATAATGTTGTCAGGTGACTAAAATATGGAAGATCCCTTTATCTGTTTCCTCAGGGCTGGTTTGCAGGCAGGAATCTGGCTATATCTCAGGTTACCACTAAATACATCCTGTGGGTTGATGATGACTACATGTTCAATAACAATACACGGATTGAAAGCTTTGTGGAGATAATGGAGAAAGTTCCAGAACTGGATGTGGTCAGTAAAGTgatactttttgttattttttttgcaaaggaaATTAAAAGGTTCATCGGTGGGTctcattcattaaaaaacatgCATATGCACAAATTTattagtgattaaaaaaaaaaaaattatactctaGGTAGCCTTCTAAATGTGTTAAGGTATGCTCATGTTCTTCAATTCCTAAAAAGTTTCATGAGAAGTTCTTCCATGAAGTGATTAGCGAATGAGACTTGTTGGTTCTATGCTCACCTCTTTTTTCTTTGTATTAGTGTTCATTTTGACTTGATGGTGGCCTTCTCTAACTATTAACCtgtaaataaaagaaacagaaacagttcccctctctctctctctctctctctgttgcagGTTGGCGGTGCAGTGGGGAGAAATCAGTTCTTTTTCCACCTTCAGTACGAGGAAGGGGATGAAGAGGAGGGCGGTTGTCTCAGACGTTTGCATGGGAGGAAGAATCAACCAGTTCCAGGCTTTGACGGATGTTTCTTTGTAGATGGGGTCGTCAACTACTTTCTGGCACGGACAGATGCTGTGCGACGGGTTGGCTTTGATCCGTTTCTGAAGAGGGTGGCTCACACTGGTAGGTGCATCCCGCTGCTTCTGGATGATTGCGTTAGTTTATGGTTTGAGCACTGAATTCTTTTTTGAAAACAAGTTTTCTGGGACTGTCTTGGACATTCTGGGCTgtgaaaatatactttaatatctATCTCTCTTgagtatatttttatgatttcccTTCTTCTGTCTCTCTACCCCAAACCCCTGCAGAGTTTTTTCTTGATGGTCTTGGAGATTTGCTGGTTGCGTCCTGCAAAGGACTTTCAGTCGACCACCAGAAGAAGCGCAGACAAGGCAATTACAGGCGCTTCAGGTTTCCAGGACGAGCGGATGGGAGAAACAAACTGGCCCGTCATTACTTCAAGAATTATTTGAAATGCATCAGGTACTGAGGGACTTTTGAGGAGAAGGGTGGCCATTCTCCCACACAGACCAAGCTGAATTTAACCTGAGCGAACCTCATTAAAAACAATCTATATGAGCAAAGGTTCGCCTGAGACATGTTTTGGTAAAGAAAAGAGTAGTGAAGTTTTgtgacatttaagaaaaatttacaATTCAGTCGATGGAATCAGCATCAACAAAAACCATGAGCCAAGTTTGAGTCTTCAGGAGAACAACTGATCTCTGGGAATTAATACTTTGACCATATGAatttattaaacactttttttcatatttattactgTGGGTTACggttatgaaataaaataaatgcttttaatacaTTACAGTGCAATAAATGTGACTGTCATTCGCAACAATGGACTTTCTTTATCTGtatagtataatttatatatatatatatatgtgccgagtgggcggggccgagaggcgtgggaacgaggagtgaggccaggtgtagtgattggagatgagctacacctgcgccccaccgccagtatcgagtcccacgtaggagatggaaggatataaaactggagtgacgaccgtgaaggaggagagaggaccaggcctggggcattattttatgtttgctttttatttaagcgcaccagtcgtccgggaggggctggtgcgctgttttgtgtttattttgaatattaaaattatgttttgattgtgcgccggttcccgcctccttcttcccgatgtatatggagttgtaatatcattacaaaatatatatatatatatatatatatatatatatatatatatatatatatatatacacacatctcaGGTGTTTTCTGTTATTTAGTTCTTTAAATGTtcattgtaaacattttgttttgtcatttaagtCTTTCTGATTTCTTTTACATGGAATTGCTGATGTTGAACATGTTCTGCTGTGGTAAACAATGGAAATATTTTAACAGTAattggaataaaataataataataaatgtttaaccaGATAGTGACTCATTTTaccaaataagaaataaatctgTTAGTGGCTATTTTCACGAATTGTAAATCGagatagatgctatttacactttttacactaagtgaaaatagcaggATTTTTCTTCTATTTATTCTACTTATTGCAAATACTGACAATTgtctgcacctcagtattataGTGCATTGTAAAACAGTAGGCCTATGCAATAATAACATATTGATAgtaaattatagtttaaattcaaattattaaatggatgccaacTTATTGACAATAAAGCCCtcactgtaaaaactaaaggttCCTGGAGGCACCTTTTGGGGTTCTTCACTTCGCCACACCGGCGGAACCCTCTGAAGAGCCTCTAGGCACCACTCTAAATGGGGGTGGTTCTCTGAGGAACTTTCAATTGTTCCTGGAGGAACCCTTTTATTATGATGGCCAGGAACCACCTGGGGTGCTTCAAGGCACCATTTCCCTAATTTCAGTTCTTTAATGCCCCCCCCACCCCATTGGTTTATTTGTCCTGCTATTGacctttttaatgattaaaaaataaaactgaaaaaataaaacaaatgcatataaAACAGTTTATTGATTTACAACAACAATATCCATAATCACAATACTGCACATCACAATCCCATTCATGGCAACATCAGTGTTAATACtgctataaacaacaacaacaacaaaaaaagcatttacacCTTGGTAAAAttagaaacaaataaatgtgactcaATACTCTTAGaaccttaaaaaaacattttatatacctaaaacaatgatttaaatttTAGACACAATGCAATTAATAGTAACATATTCTTTCCTGTTCTAAATAGTGGTGACTGATTGGGAGAATTCACACAGGACATTTCAAGAAATTGATAAGCCTCAAGATAGATGTATTTAGCTTAATAAACCAGTTTCTCAGCAGCGTAAGTTGTTATAGTTGGGTTAACTTCgagagcagtgaatgggagagtaTCACAATAGCATTTTCAAAACTTTCAATCAAAGGAAAAAATCTGACAGCGACTGATAACagcagtcagaagagagaacAATGTCAAATTTAGCATTCCTCCCAAAGACTCTGGGTTAGAAACACCCTTGCATTagcattaactattttttttctgtaatttgagACGAATGTgatataatacaaagtatagtgttataaatgcacatcatttaaaaagaaaaatctaaatatacaaaCATTGTGAGGATTTATGATACAAACACAGCTGAAACACATCATCAGTCTTGTGAAAATGGTCCATGATCTCCTCCTGAATGACCAACAGATACAGCTTTAGGGTACTTTTAATTGCTTTTCTATATAATGTTGAACAGAACACAGTTACTCATAGTAAGGTGAACTCATGTCGGCAGGTTCATCAGCAAGAAGCTCCTCACCATCAGGAAAGTCTGCAGTGCCGCTCTCATCTAATGGGTCTCCTGCTATTACCACTGCTGTTCTGAGATTATGTGTAGGCTGTTCattgaaaaaaagagtgatttacttaaaattaaataataaaatatttacatttattcatttagcacaggtatttttttattatcttaaaaatGAGGAACACCACAGGAattatttatgtcatattattgCATTGATTAATGGTTGTAGACTAATTAAGTACACAATGTgtctataatgtgtgtgtgtacactacatATGTCTACACACATGGACAAACTCATACTTACCTCATCATATACAGTCCAGGACAGCAGGATCATCATGTAACAGGAAGGGCAATGGtataatttctctaaaataaaaaataaaaaagaactgtTAATAAcctataaataattgaatgttttagAAGGGTTTCTGGTGTGTGTCTGCAACCATTCACTTATTTACACACCTGCAAAAGATGGGGTATGTCCAGAGAGGTCTGTTTATTGTCAGTCAGCATCAGACTTCAGCAGCTGTCTGTTCACTGCCTCACAGGTGTCCACTACAGAGACACATTTCTTCATTAactgctgaataaaaaataacatatgggtagttttttattgtttaattcagttcagtgtaacagtgtgatttttacatttaggttttttttttcacatggaaagTGCCACAAAAGTAATTGTTCCATCACATTCcttaaaagtaattattattaataataataatcagtcaaATACAATTTTTGTCACATGAATCTCTTGGTTCTTCCAGATGCTGGCTTTTACAAGTGAGATCTTCCAGGAACCACTTTGATGCCGTCTTTTATAGTGTTGACTAGCTTTATCACGCGTTTGTTGGTGGACCTAGTCTAAATAGACACCTGAATAAATCCAATGCAGGtacagtgcatgatttgtaatgtAATAAAGTCAGGAAGACTTTCAGCTATTGTGAAACAGATTATATGACAGATGGAATATGCAGTATAAAGtgtaaatataacatttcaatATTGTGTAACATCACAGATGTCACAGATTGCTGTCATCAGGTTATGGTCCTATTATCATGCCGCACTTTCATCACACAACACAATAAACTgctgtcagaaaaaaatatatatttatatgatccCCTCTGTGATGAGGAGACCTTGAAGTTGTCCTCTATCACTGTTTATGTTATGTTCTTATTGTTCTTATGCATGCTCTAAAATTTACTGAGCTGAGTGGGCATGGCCTTAAAGGAAACATAAACTTGTGGGGAATTTTATCCAATTTTTAAGATGTTTGTGCAAATGTATGCTATTGGTTTTATCCGTTCTTTTATTGCATTTACCTATGTTGAATTTAACTCTTGTTCTTAAATATCGGATGAAAGTACTTAATAATTATATGGTGatgtaaaagtttattttataaaaatggaaTGTTCCAATTAGTAAGAGCGGGAATTTCTTGATTTATGCAACCTTGGTTCGCTGAATAGGAAAGGAAATTAAACACTGCATACCGGCAGCcgtatcaccctggagcccaagaccggttgcccactgaagctaagcagggctgagcctggtcagtatctggatgggagacctcctgagaaaactaggttgctgctggaagaggtgctagtgaggccagcagggggtgctcaccctgtggtctgtgtgggtcctagcgccccagtgtagtgatggggacactatactgtcaacaagcactgtccttcggatgagacgttaaaccgaggtcctgactctctgtggtcattaaaaatcccaggatgtctttcgaaaagagtggAGGTGTGACCTCgccatcctggctaaattcgcccattggcctctgaccatcatggcctcctaacaatccccatatctgctgattggcttcatcactctgtctcctctcctcctgtaagctggtgtgtggtgggcgttctggcgcaatatggctgccgtcgcatcatagAGGTGggtgctgcacactggtggtggatgaggagataccacCTGaatatgtaagcgctttgagtgccgagaaaagcgctatataaatgtaatgaattattattattattataccgtCTCTATGGGAAGCCCTTGTAGCATCACACCATTTAATTGGCCAGTAGCACTTAGCCCTGCCCTGAGAAATACATCTCATTTGCTCATATCAAATTCGTCAGGCTTGTATGTAGGAAGGAAGCTACAGACAATTTCAACATCACCTGAAATTAAACACAGAGCTCACCGAGGCAAAGACTAGGAGGCTGCACTTCACTTCCAGTCCGCGCATCAGAAAGGGAAAAAGCTTCTATGACCACCTGCCGAAAGCGAAATGAGGTCGAAGCAACCTTATATACTCAAATACTTTTCCCTGGGTTAAAGTCCATACAAGAAAGGCTGACTGAAAGAACCTGCATATCCAGGGGGTGACGTCCAACAGAAAAACCTCCTATGAGCACATGATCAGATATGATTGCCACATAATCCTTATTAGTGGCATGGGCTTTAAGCAACTGCCACTGATGGAAAAGCAGCATCATTCAGACGTCATATTGCACGTGCATGACTTTAACTGCTACTTCATGATGTTCTACTGTAACCATCAGCAGAACAGCTGGTTTGCCATAGTGGTTACAACATGACAGATTAGTTaagtaaatgttatgttttatggTATACAATAGTGTAATTGCATCAGTATACAACCCTaccataattattttatttaatccgtGTTGATATGTTTTAAacccattcgcagctgttgcttaaagtccctaatGACTCTACAAAACTTGAACCTACGGGGCAATGAACTGGGTTTATGTCGCAATGTCTATACCAAGAGACAAAAAGCTACCACTTGATAGCATACAGGAGGGGGCCTTCTAGAGTTAAGAATAGTGGCAGTAATTTTAGCCGAGAGACCAGAACACATTAACACACTGTGCTCAGGAGCCACAACTATAGGTTCCATAAATCCAGACGGGGATGCCAAGTCATACCCCGAGCCTGATTCAGCAGGTCGCGTCTTCGGTGTACCTCCAAGGAGGGCTGGCTAGTAGACCAACCAGTTCTGAGAGAACCACATCTGAGTGGGCCAGAACAAGGCCACCAGCAGACAGATGTTCCATGATCCAGGTTATCTGCCCCTATGAGCAGAACCgctaaaagagtaaaagagtagTCGTGGGCCACTCCTGAGCCTGAGTGGAAACTGCTGGAAAGTagtaaagaacataaaaaaaaaacactttactacAGGCAACAGATAATCTGCTTCCTGAAGGAAAAAAATTCCCAATAGAAATGcccataacatttttaaaaatgcatataattttcatttataataattcTAGATATGGCAAATAAAGAGTGAGATTACATACTCTTTAAGTCTCTTGAGTATTTCAACATATAACATTTTGTGGTTTTCCATCCTCTCTTTTGATTTCATCTTCTTTAGTATTTATTCTGATTGGAAGCTAACTAATCCACTACTGTTTAGCAAAGTAAATCAGCTTGACTTTATAAGAAGAATCATCAGTCTCTGCCCGAATGTCATCAACTTTATTCTTTCAATGACAGATTGCCTTTGATATGTTCTTTAAAAGGACTGCTCATATTGGTACATAGGTGCATCTCATGTTTCAAGTTTTCCTGCATTGTCTTCTTGTCCATTGTTACCGTAGTTTTTAAAAGCCTTTTGAAAGATGTTCTAGTATGTGAATGTTCTGATAATAAATGGACACCTTTGGTCAACAAAGAATGATTTAGGATACATTTTGAAGGTGATCACTTTGTGTATACTAAACCATGTTATCACTTAAAATACTAAAGCATGCTTTTTGTTGTATCTTAAGATCAATGATGATTTGATTCCTCATGATGACCATGTTATATCTTAATAGAAAATGTAACCAGATCTTAAGATATCCAAGATAGGcccaaaaaatgttttatagtaaTAACTTTGTTGTGGTTTAGCATGTTTAATGGAAATCAAAGACAAAAGCATGTGTAGAATTGAAAATGATTTATCTGAAAGTTCTGTTTTACATGGATAAAACTTGAACAGAATAAATATTATAGGTTTATATAGACAAAGGTTTTTACAAGCTTAAACCTTAAACCATtctcaatttaaacattttcaactaTTAGTCAAGGCAATGGATTACTTTAAGtttaatttttgaaaacttgAGTTCAAAACCCCAAAATTATGACAGttggagaaaaagagaaaaagttaaataagttaaataagtcCATAATGGTTTATAGTCAGATAGaaatcaaacaaaaacagataGTCAGATCGAAACATTTTGAATGACTAGTTGACTACAATGAATATTGGTGTATgtgagtatgtttgtgtgtgtagagaTCAATGTTGAATTTTTTGTTCCATATGTCAAACAACCCCAATCACACTCACCTTGGCATCATAATTTATCACATTCAAAGCTCTTATTAAATATCTGTGGCTGGATTCACAAAACTGATCCCCATTCCCCCCAAAATCATTGTAGATAAACTCCAACTTTTCTTAAATCACATTAGATAAGAAGACGTTTAAAGACCACTCAGTGGCATCAAGAATTGTACatgtattatgattattatggtAATTCACAGACAGTGCTGAAAGTCATTTGGCTTGTACGAGATGCATCTAtgctgcacagaccgatcagtgtatgacatcaaagaaCAGCGAGAGTGATTTGAGAGCAGACGACTCTTTATTATTTTGTGGTACGTTGATGTCATACATTGATAAGTCTGTGCAGCACCACTTCAAGTCGAACACATCTGTCCTTTGAGGTGCTTAAATTCATTGAGTCGAGTCTTGGGTAAGAAATGGCATACAGACAGTCAGACTTGAACACCCAGGCATGCACAGtccttttatcatatttatttctcTTAGGTTCTGTTAGTTTCTTGTTATTTTAGAAACAGGGTGTTTTTCAGCTATGTGCACTTATAGCCCTTTGAACGATTACAATAGTTCACAGTCACATTCCTGGAGTATCCCCATTCGAAGCAGGTGCACATTTTATGTCTTCATcgaacacatctgattcaactcatcagtaGAGTGCTTCCTCTCACAACAAATTCaaccaacatatttatttagaactgtttTATTATGAACGGAGGATTCTAATTTAGCTGGAACATATTTTTCACTTTACTAGATGTTAGTTGATGGACCGGAGTGGTGTGGAtcacttgtgaattattgtgaggTTTTTCTCAGcggtttgaactctcattctgacaacacatattcactgcagaggatcctgtTGAGCAAGTGAACccaaaatgaatgtttaatggCAAACACGTTTAAGATTAGCAGATAGACTGGTGATTCACTAAATAATAAGCTGTTTCATCGTGAAAGCAGTTTATTCAGCACAGTGAAGCTTCTCCACTGTCAAAAATGCCTCTGATCTCTGTGgtagttcactttttttttttttgcctgcctTGAAGCTTTGTAGCATTCATAAGTGTGTGTTTGGAAGCCCTGCAGGCAGTACTCATATGACGTTGTGATATAATTAATATCATACTATACTGTTATTGATATGAAAGATGATCCAAGAAGTCGATAAATCACGAAGGAACACAAATACCTTCACACAAGACAACAGCCATCAAGCTAAACTGAAAACGGAGGGCTATAAACACTCACATGTGAAGGAACAAGGAAATACACACAGGTGGATTAATATCAGTAATCATAGAATCAAGTTAGAAACCAAAGAAATAAACACAGAACTAGAGCTCAGATACAGAAGAGGAAAAGAATAAACTACAACCAAAGGTCCAAGGAACATAAATGAACTGAACACAAATGGTCAATATAATTTCAGCattatacacacaaataatacaatatacattttgtttgcataatttgattaaaaaaaaaaagaccaggaAAACTGAAAGCTGAAATTTGACCTTCACTCAAtaacaacaaaatcaaaaataaacattttaaaataataataataataagaatatcaATAAAAACCCTGGGGCATAAAAGTGGTAAAATTCAAAGAAACAGCcatttgtaaaattgtattaacttttcagttTCTTGTGATCGGTGTTGAATTCTACATGTACTAGTTTTAACCTCCATTTGTCTGACTGTTAACTGAGCAATGTGATCACATCTGCTTACTTTATTCTATTTAACAGTGCAAGCCCTGAACAAGATAAAATCTCAGGGTAAGTGTAATTTAAATTTTCCAAATTAATCTTAAGTAGTTCCAGTTTAGATGCTCTGCATAACCTGTGGTCTTTACGTTTGTcaagtttgtttgtcaaatatTTCTTGTCAAGGAAATGAACTCGCCAGACAATTTGTGGCAGATCAACTGGATAACATTCTGGAACACAGAGCAAATGAGCACAAGCAACACCGACTCAGGTAGAACTAGTTTTCTCTTCATCTTGCCCACAGTCCTGTAACACAATACTATGTCATGTTGTCATTTGTCATGAGTATCACTCGAAATTAGATTCAGAAAGAGCTTTAAACAAACTTTAAACTTTAAGCTTTAAACAAACAAGGAGATTCGAATAGTGACTGCTTCTAATATGTAAAGTCATCTCTCACTGAGGACTGATCTGCTCCATCATATTATCTCTGAGCAGGGGT comes from Carassius auratus strain Wakin chromosome 3, ASM336829v1, whole genome shotgun sequence and encodes:
- the LOC113041516 gene encoding beta-1,4 N-acetylgalactosaminyltransferase 1-like, which encodes MNYSFFFKLFLTGLCFTALGIYSIQSGFLDITDDIRRLLPPGTGLLQFSKQRVYNHNIGPFPSKNRSSCSCKGYSLNAQNVPVDELEDLQRRRSEEYRQYQLRMGTKMESLILAQPNSPLQYPIQGFVVEPLAKSVIPGLALHAQKRRLYKVTLSVKKGVLSVEDVLDGDQVEGQGQSSLTISSSSHTHLNDLLSRVTYTGTIYRVKTKDLVNFSFENYEAIFPIVIKRSSVPVLYDPGTDINSQVTITTKTFLRYDELNILINSIRQFYPQIKIIIADDSLEPQNVTGYNLEHYIMPPAQGWFAGRNLAISQVTTKYILWVDDDYMFNNNTRIESFVEIMEKVPELDVVGGAVGRNQFFFHLQYEEGDEEEGGCLRRLHGRKNQPVPGFDGCFFVDGVVNYFLARTDAVRRVGFDPFLKRVAHTEFFLDGLGDLLVASCKGLSVDHQKKRRQGNYRRFRFPGRADGRNKLARHYFKNYLKCIRY